CTCTATTTGAATACTGGACACCCATCAACCACAATTCCAGGTGCAGTTGGGCAAGTGGCCAAGGGGCAATGGTCAATTTCACTTCCCCACCATTTGAGCTTATGGCTAGAATTTTGCAGTGCAAAGAGTATTAGAACACCCATAAAAGCTGTGCCTGCATCTAGTCCTGCAGATAGTACATAGTTGTACTTCTGCCACCAACGTTTGTTGTAGCGGAACACGAAGTAATTGAAGATCGTTCCAGTCAATAGCCAACTTGCAAGATTAGTAGGAGTTGCCGGTGGCATTCCAGCAAAGCCATTGCTTATGACAGGTATGTTTATGAATCGTATCCATTTCTTGCCAGGGTAGATTTTGCTCAACACCCAAATAGGAACGGGCAATACTGCTCCAATCAAGAATAACCACACAAGGTTCCTGTATAGCCCACCGGGTCCAAAGAGCCGCTTTGGTCCAATCAGACCCCATATAACAGATGAATCAAAGGTCACTCTGTATTTGGGGCATGTCCAAGGACTGTCATGGTGAAGTTTATCATCCATGCATATGTCCTTAATGCTATCCAACATCCACCAAGCCACTGCAAGGTTCATTACTCCAGCAACAAGAGTTCCCACAAGCTGTTTCGAGGTTATAGGCCAAAAATGAATCAAGCAACtagagaataagaaaaaataatccTAGTACGAAAGGAGTTGGATTAGGAGATTTGAAGGTGCGTATACCTGAGTGGTATACATGCATCGTGGAGGAATTTTCATGTAATGGCCTAGTTTGAGATCTGACAAGAAAGAAAGAGTATGGACGGTGGTGATTCTCGCGTAAATCTTGAAGAGCAAACTTGCAATTGGTTTTCCTGGAAGGATATAACCAATTAAGAACTGTGCTATAATGTTATACCCAGGTTGCTGCCACATGATTCAGAAAACAAACTAATGTTAAATCTCTATTGCTTCAAACTTTGcatcaaaataaaatagtggAAGGGACAGGAATATTGGAGATAGTACCTGGTTGGTAGTTGCTTGAATGACACCAATTGGGAGGGTTATAACAAAAGCCAAACCAAAAGCAAGGAGCAAAGCCCACCATGGAAGTTGCACATCAGTTTTCCACACAAAGGTCGTTAGCATGGATAGTGCCATGCTCCCAAACAATATACTGAGGAACCACCATTCAGGTACTCGCTTATAAGCTTGCATTAGTCTACCATGGACATCCAATTTCGCATCACTCATCGCGAATTTACTTTGTCTCCAAATATCtctgagaaaaagaaaatatttcagtCTCGAACTATTCTACATCTGTTACTTTAAATTTAGAAAGATTTACTCAGAAGTGATTTAAAAGTGATCTCATATAAAGTGACTTCAGGCGATCGagttataaataaattcatgttAAAAGCGTAACCTACCTGCCATAAAAGAGTGCCACGTGAGTGAGGGTAGCAGTAAATCTTGCAAAACCCGATCCAATTGATAATGCAAACAGAGGACTAAGGTATAACTTGCCGTATTGGTTGTATGCATCAATGTTAAGATCATACTCAGGGGTTAAGATCTTGGTAGTGTCATATATATGTCCAGAAGACGTGAACAATTGGTTAGAAAATATAGGAAACTTACGGGCATCAAAAGTGTTGAACTTCCAGTAACACACAGGCACAATGATATATATGAACATGATAAATCCGACTCCCACATTAACAACGGAAGTCCATGGTGAAACAAGGGGGCTCCCACTGTAAGCTGAAATCCCTGCCCAATCAAATGTGAAGGCACCAATCCCAAGTCCATGATAACCTGATCCAACTTGCTGTGCAGTGATGCTATTTGGCCATGCCCAGCAAACCCACGAGAAGAAGGTTAAGATCGTGAACAGATAGCCAGGGAATGCATAATACAAGAAGCTTGCACCCATGGCAATGAGGAAAAACTTCATCCTAGTAAAACCTTTTGATTTCTGCTCCTTTTCATGGAGTGCCCTGTAGCATAAGGTTATATTGATGTAATCAAAGTAGCATTAGAGGATATAATAAATGACTAAATAGAAGAATGTGTAAACAAACGGTTAAATTGTTCATTGGGAAGTTCCAGCAGTTAGCTTAGCATAGCACTTAGCACCAGACAAAATGAAACATCACACATAATTAAACAGTTTAATAAAACATGACATttaagaaaagaacaagaatgAACCTAAAGAGTGACACTTGAGCAAGGTTTGCAGGCCACCACATTTCAACGGGATCAACCAGATACCTCCTCAGAATCCCAGCCCATCCATACCCCAACATCTGCAACTCAATCATTCACAATAATAGTAAGTTTAAAAGCAAATTTCAACAAACAGATTGAACAGAATATATGCtccaaagaaaagaaaaacatataagaaGAAAcagatttttatattaaaaaaaagcataccaatgaaagaaattttatatcCTTACAGATCTCAAAGACAGActtcattttaatcttttaataaatatacattcAGACTGAATTATTTATGTCCCATCCACCCATCACCCACAAATCTCTTTacgaagagaagagaaaaataataattatctttaaaagttcccttaaataataaattaaaaatattaccaAACCAAACACTTTCTAAAAGTTCCACCCTTTTACTCAAAGGAATGAATAAAAAGCaaagatacaaaatttgaaagagGTAAGTGAACCTGAGTAGTTAAGACGATGAGGAGGGCGCACAGAAAGCTCAAACTCTGTTTATAATAAGCTTTCATGACAATAATGGCGGCAATGGAGTTACCATCACCCCCTCCAAAGGACACCCCACAGTTTGCGAAGATGGTGATGATCACATGCTCCTTCATGTTGAAGGG
The Vigna angularis cultivar LongXiaoDou No.4 chromosome 5, ASM1680809v1, whole genome shotgun sequence genome window above contains:
- the LOC108320736 gene encoding oligopeptide transporter 3, whose product is MVENGDSPPDRCPVEEVALVVPETDDPSLPVMTFRAWFLGLTSCVLLIFLNTFFAFRTQPLTISVILIQIVVLPIGRFMASTLPSKEYSFLGWRFTLNPGPFNMKEHVIITIFANCGVSFGGGDGNSIAAIIVMKAYYKQSLSFLCALLIVLTTQMLGYGWAGILRRYLVDPVEMWWPANLAQVSLFRALHEKEQKSKGFTRMKFFLIAMGASFLYYAFPGYLFTILTFFSWVCWAWPNSITAQQVGSGYHGLGIGAFTFDWAGISAYSGSPLVSPWTSVVNVGVGFIMFIYIIVPVCYWKFNTFDARKFPIFSNQLFTSSGHIYDTTKILTPEYDLNIDAYNQYGKLYLSPLFALSIGSGFARFTATLTHVALFYGRDIWRQSKFAMSDAKLDVHGRLMQAYKRVPEWWFLSILFGSMALSMLTTFVWKTDVQLPWWALLLAFGLAFVITLPIGVIQATTNQQPGYNIIAQFLIGYILPGKPIASLLFKIYARITTVHTLSFLSDLKLGHYMKIPPRCMYTTQLVGTLVAGVMNLAVAWWMLDSIKDICMDDKLHHDSPWTCPKYRVTFDSSVIWGLIGPKRLFGPGGLYRNLVWLFLIGAVLPVPIWVLSKIYPGKKWIRFINIPVISNGFAGMPPATPTNLASWLLTGTIFNYFVFRYNKRWWQKYNYVLSAGLDAGTAFMGVLILFALQNSSHKLKWWGSEIDHCPLATCPTAPGIVVDGCPVFK